The Terriglobales bacterium region GCGTCAACAAGGGCAAGGTGGATGCGAAGGCCGACGCCAAGTCTGACGCGCAGACCTCGGTCAGCTCGTCCGACGAGCCGAAGCGCTAAGTCTTTTCGGCCGAACCCTGGTAAGCAGTCTCTAACCGCTGTACCCCCGGAAAGCCAAGGGAGCGTCGTCCACCGCGGACGCCGCTCCCTTCGGCTTTTGGAGCGCCGCGCCAGCCCACCCAGGTAGGCGCCGGCGACTCGCCGGCGCGCATTTGCGCCCATATCCTTCCTTGCGCCAAATCTGTCATTTATACTGCCCCGTTCTGCATCTCACGTTTCGCCGCCCTGTAGCGCGGCCCACTGACCACCGATCACTGACCACTGGCTACTGAATTTATGAAAATCCTTGTCTGCATGAAGCAGGTCCCGCAGAAGGACGCCCCCCTCAAGCTCAACGAGACCGGCGCCTGGATCCGCGAGGACGTCTCCTACGAAGTCAACGAACCCGACGCCTACGCCCTCGAGGAAGCTCTCCGCCAGAAGGAGAAGCACGGTGGCGAGGTCGTCGTCATCACCTCCGGGCCGGCGCGCGCCCAGCAGGTGCTGCGCGAAGCCCTCGCCAAGGGCGCCGACCGCGCCATCCACCTCGAAGACCAGGCCTTCGTCTCGCTTGACGCCGTCAACACCGCCAAGGCCTTCGCCGCCGCCATCAAGGACGAGCAGTTCGACCTCGTCTTCACCGGCCTCCAGTCCGACGACTACGGCTTCGCGCAGACCGGCGTCGTCCTCGCCGAGCTCCTCGGCTGGCCGCACTCCACCATCATCATGCAGATCGAAAAGGCCGACGCGGGGATCAAGGTCAAGCGCGAGCTCGAAGCCGGCTTCTTCCAGTTCATCACCATGCCGCTGCCCGCCGTGCTCAGCATCCAGTCCGGCATCAACAAGCTGCGCTACGCCACGCTCATCGGCATCAAGCAGGCCAAGAACAAGCCCCTGCGCAAGGTCGCGTTCGACGAGGTCAAGTCCGCGCTCGGCGAGAACATGCAGAAGATCGAGAAGCTCTACGTCCCGGAGAAGACCAAGAAGACCGAGATGCTCGACGGCCCGCCCGCAGAAGTCGCCAAAAAGCTGGCCGAGAGACTGAAGAACGAGGTACGCGTGCTCTGATTTTCTCAGCGCTCTCGGATCTTCTCCGCGAGCTCTGCGTTCCAAGCTCTTGACTTTAATGGCCACGGACCACTGGCCACTGGAAACTGATTCAAGATGACCATCGAGCCGCCGCTGCATAGCCCTGAGAACCCGACCGAGCGCAAGCGCGACCTCGGACACGTCCTCGTGCTCATCGGCTACATCATGCTCGTGGCCGACATCATCGCCGGCGCCTACGTCTTCAGCGCCGTCCGCGCCGAGGGCGGCAAGATCGCGCTCATCGTCATCGCTCTCGACGCCGCCGTCGCCGTCGGCCTCATCTTGATCGGCGGCAACATGAAGAAGAGATCGGCCGAACGCATGGAAGATCGCATGCGTTAGGCCACGGGAAAACTGGAAACGGGAAACCGGAAACGAATTTATGTCTGACACCATCCTCGTAGTCGTCGAACAACGCGAAGGCAAGCTCAACCGCGTCTCCTGGGAGACCGTCACCGCCGCGCAGGCCATCGCCGCCGAGACCGGCTGGCAGCTCGAAGCCGCCGTCGCCGGCGCCGGCATCGCCGCGATCGCCACCGAGGTCGCCGGCAAGAAGGTCGCGAAGGTCTACGCCGTCGAATCGCCGGCGCTCGCCGCCTACACGCCCGACGCCTACGCGCACGCCCTCAAGCAGTTCATCGAGCAGCGCAAGCCCAGGCTCGTGCTCATGCCGCACACCTACCAGGTGCGCGACTTCGCGCCCAAGCTCGCGCTCTCGCTCGGCAAGACCATGATCCCCGACTGCATCGGCTTCAAGAAGTCGGGCGACAAGCTCCTCTTCACCCGCTCCATGTTCCAGGGCAAGTTCGCCGCCGACGTCTCCTTCGCCGCCGACGCTCCCTGGTTCGCCACCTTCCAGGCCGGCGCCTTCCGCGGCGACAAGGCCGAGGCCGGCGCATCCGCCGCTCCCGTCGAGACCGTCAACGTCGACGTCCCGGCCGGCAAGATCCGCACCCAGCCTGAAGCGCCCTTCAAGGAAGCGAAAGCCGCCGTCGACCTCACCCAGGCCGAGATCATCGTCGCCGTCGGCCGCGGCATCAAGGAGCAGAAGAACCTCGAGCTCGCCAAGTCGCTCGCCGAAGCCCTCGGCGGAGAGCTCGCCGCCTCGCGCCCCATCTGCGACTCCGGCTGGCTTCCCATGGACCGCCAGATCGGCTCCTCCGGCCAGACCGTCGCGCCCAAGCTCTACCTCGCGCTCGGCATCAGCGGGGCCATCCAGCACATCGTCGGCATGAAGGGATCGCGCTCCATCGTCGCCATCAACAAGGACGCCGAGGCGCCCATCTTCGAGATCGCCGACTTCGGCGTCGTCGCCAACCTGTTCGACGTCGTCCCCCCGCTCATCGAGGAGATCAAGAAAGCCAAGGCAGGGGCCTAACATCTGCCACGGATTACACGGATCGCACGGATGAATAGAATCAAGGATCCGTGGCATCCGTGAAATCCGTGGCTAAGGTCTTGTAAATGCTGATATTCCGCAAACCGCTGGAAAACGTTGACCGTCCGCAGATGGAAGCCGACGTCGTCATCGTCGGCGGCGGGCCCGCCGGCATGGCCTGCGCGCTCCGCCTCTCCCAGCTCATCGACGCCCACAACGAGAAGAATCCCTCCGCGCCCCTCTCCAAGGAGAACATCTACGTCCTCGAGAAAGCCCGCGAGATCGGACAGCACTGCCTCTCCGGCGCGCTCCTCGACCCGCGCTCCATGCGCGAGCTGCTCCCCGGCTTCGAGCAGGAAGCGCCCCTCGACGCCGAAGTGAAGAAGGAAGGCGTCTACTTTCTCACCGAGAAAGGGAAGTTCAAGTTCCCCATCACGCCGCCGCCGCTCCGCGACCACGGCAACTACGTCATCTCGCTCAACCGCTTCGTCAAGTGGCTCGGCGGCAAGGTCGAAGCTACCGGCATCACCATCTTCACCGGCTTCGCCGGCTCGGAGCTCCTGTTCGACGGCGACCGCGTCACCGGCGTCCGCACCGACGACAAGGGCGTCGACAAGCGCAACGAGAAGAAAGGGAACTTCGAGCCCGGCTATGACCTCAAGGCGAAAGTCACCATCCTCGCCGAGGGCCCGCGCGGCTCGCTCACCAAGCAGCTCGTCGGCAAGCTCGGCCTCGACAAAGACCGCAACCCGCAGACCTACGGCGTCGGCGTCAAGGAGCTTTGGGAAGTCCCCAGCGGGCGCATCGCGCCCGGCGAAGTCCTCTACACCATGGGCTGGCCGCTGACCTCGAAGGAATACGGCGGCGCCTGGATCTACGGCGGCAAGGACAACGTCGTCTCGCTGGGCTTCGTCACCGGCCTCGACTATCCCGACCCGCGCCTCGATCCGCAGCACGTCCTGCAATCGTTCAAGCAACATCCCTGGGTCGCCTCGCTGCTCGCCGGCGGCAAGATGATCCGCTACGGCGCGAAGTCGTTGCCCTACGGCGGATGGTTCGCCGTCCCGCCGCTCGCGGGCGATGGCTGGCTCATCCTCGGCGACTCCGCCGGCCTGCTCAACTCGCAGCGCCTCAAGGGCATCCACCTCGCCATCAAGAGCGGCATGCTCGCCGCCGAGACCGCCTTCGACGCCATGCTCGCCGGCGATTTCTCCAAAGCCAAGCTCGCCAGTTACGCCGACCGCGTCGAAAGATCGTGGATCAAGCAGGAACTCTGGAAGGTCCGCAACTTCCACCAGGGATTCGAGCATGGGCTCTGGCACGGACTGTTCCACGCCGGCCTGCAGCAGTTCACCGGCGGCAGAGGCCTGCACGCCCGCTACGCCGCCACCGCCGGCCACCGCCGCCTCGAAAGATTAAAAGACCGCCCCGCCGACGGCGGCGACGAGAAGCAGCTCCTCGGCCCCTTCAAGGGCGACGGCAAGCTCACCTTCGACAAGCTCACCGACCTCTACCACTCCGGCACCAAGCACGAGGAGGACCAGCCCTCGCACCTCATCGTGCACGACACCAACATCTGCGCCGAGCGCTGCGTCGTCGAGTTCGGCAGCCCCTGCCAGAACTTCTGCCCGGCGAACGTCTACGAGATGGAAGACGCCCCCGACGCGCCCCACGGCAAGCGCCTCCACCTCAATCCTTCCAACTGCGTCCACTGCAAGACCTGCGACATCATGGATCCCTACGAGATCATCACCTGGGTCCCCCCGGAAGGCGGCGGCGGCCCCAACTACGACGGGATGTGATGGACATTTCATTTCAGGTGACGCTGGAGGAATTTGCGGAAGCTGGGCGCGCATTTTCGGCGCAGCGATGGCTTGGGCGCTGGGCTAATTCACTCTTCTATCTAGTTGGAACGCTCACCATAATCGGCACCTTGTATTACGCATGGGAGTATGGCGGCGAAGCTTACCCGCTTGGCTTGATCTTGGGTGTGACGCTGCTTGCCATACCGTCGGCGATGCGCGCTTCGGTGGCGGCAAACTTCAAGAAGCGGAGCGCCTTCCAGAAGCCTGTGACTATGGTTATCGGCGACGAAGCCCTCGAACTGACTACGTGCAAAGCCAGGCAAAGGTCGCGTGGGGTGCCTTTCAGAGAGTGCTTGAAACAAGGAACGTTTGTCTCCTGTTCCTCGATGCCGAGTCTTACATCATGATTCCCAAGCGCGCCTTCTCCCCCGAGCAGCTCGCCGAGTTCCGCGACCTCCTCGCCCGCAAGCTTCCACAGAAAAGGTAGGGCCCTCAAGGAGTTGTCATTCCGAGGAGCGAAGCGACGAGGAATCCGCTTTTGCGCAAAACCAGCAGATTCCTCGCTTCGCTCGGAATGACAAGGGCAGGGAACGGTTTGCTTTTCCCCTCGAATCACGCCAGAATTGAACCTTCCATGAAGTCCTTCTTCCGCGCCGTCCTCTGCCTGCTCGCCTGCGCGCTGCCCGCCGCGGCGGCCAACCGCTGCATCGGCGGCAACGCCAACGGCAGCTTCGACCTCGGCAACGGCTACCACCTCGAGATCTCCGCCGGCGCGGGCGACCACTCCGGCGAGTGCCACATCGTCATCGACGGCAAGGCTCCGCTGCTCGACGTCTACGCCTACGACCTGCGCGTCGACGAGTTCAGCGGCAAGGACGTTAATAACGACGGCGAGCCCGACATGATCGTCGTCGGCCACATCAAGAAGGGCGACCCCTTCACCTACTGGATCGTCTCCTTCAAGGAGCCCGCCGGCGTCGCCCGCCAGATCGCCACCGTCTACCCGCTCACCTTCGAGGACCGCGACGGCGACCAGAAGATCGAGATCTGGACGCGCGAGTGGTCCTACAACGGCATCGACGGCCTCTCGCCCGACGACTCGCCCCATCCGCTCGTCGCGCTCCGCCTCCTCGGCAATCGCCTCATCTGGGTCAGCGACCGCTTCCCGCTCGAATATGACCC contains the following coding sequences:
- a CDS encoding electron transfer flavoprotein subunit beta/FixA family protein; this encodes MKILVCMKQVPQKDAPLKLNETGAWIREDVSYEVNEPDAYALEEALRQKEKHGGEVVVITSGPARAQQVLREALAKGADRAIHLEDQAFVSLDAVNTAKAFAAAIKDEQFDLVFTGLQSDDYGFAQTGVVLAELLGWPHSTIIMQIEKADAGIKVKRELEAGFFQFITMPLPAVLSIQSGINKLRYATLIGIKQAKNKPLRKVAFDEVKSALGENMQKIEKLYVPEKTKKTEMLDGPPAEVAKKLAERLKNEVRVL
- a CDS encoding electron transfer flavoprotein subunit alpha/FixB family protein produces the protein MSDTILVVVEQREGKLNRVSWETVTAAQAIAAETGWQLEAAVAGAGIAAIATEVAGKKVAKVYAVESPALAAYTPDAYAHALKQFIEQRKPRLVLMPHTYQVRDFAPKLALSLGKTMIPDCIGFKKSGDKLLFTRSMFQGKFAADVSFAADAPWFATFQAGAFRGDKAEAGASAAPVETVNVDVPAGKIRTQPEAPFKEAKAAVDLTQAEIIVAVGRGIKEQKNLELAKSLAEALGGELAASRPICDSGWLPMDRQIGSSGQTVAPKLYLALGISGAIQHIVGMKGSRSIVAINKDAEAPIFEIADFGVVANLFDVVPPLIEEIKKAKAGA
- a CDS encoding electron transfer flavoprotein-ubiquinone oxidoreductase, which gives rise to MLIFRKPLENVDRPQMEADVVIVGGGPAGMACALRLSQLIDAHNEKNPSAPLSKENIYVLEKAREIGQHCLSGALLDPRSMRELLPGFEQEAPLDAEVKKEGVYFLTEKGKFKFPITPPPLRDHGNYVISLNRFVKWLGGKVEATGITIFTGFAGSELLFDGDRVTGVRTDDKGVDKRNEKKGNFEPGYDLKAKVTILAEGPRGSLTKQLVGKLGLDKDRNPQTYGVGVKELWEVPSGRIAPGEVLYTMGWPLTSKEYGGAWIYGGKDNVVSLGFVTGLDYPDPRLDPQHVLQSFKQHPWVASLLAGGKMIRYGAKSLPYGGWFAVPPLAGDGWLILGDSAGLLNSQRLKGIHLAIKSGMLAAETAFDAMLAGDFSKAKLASYADRVERSWIKQELWKVRNFHQGFEHGLWHGLFHAGLQQFTGGRGLHARYAATAGHRRLERLKDRPADGGDEKQLLGPFKGDGKLTFDKLTDLYHSGTKHEEDQPSHLIVHDTNICAERCVVEFGSPCQNFCPANVYEMEDAPDAPHGKRLHLNPSNCVHCKTCDIMDPYEIITWVPPEGGGGPNYDGM